In Halalkalicoccus sp. NIPERK01, the DNA window CCCCGCGACCGTCTACACGATCACGGGACGGATCGGCAACGGCGGGAGCCTCACACTCGATCAGATGGAGGAGATGCAGGAAGCCGGCTGGGAGTTCGCGAGCCACACGCACACCCATCGGCGAACCGGCGAACTCCCGCTGGACGAACAGCGAGCGGAGCTCGAGACGTCGAAACGGTGGCTGCTCGATCACGGGTTCGGGGAGGCGGCCTCGATGCTCGCCTACCCGTTCGGTTCGTTCACCACCGACACCATGGACATCGCCGCCGACTACTACGACTTCGCGACCCACGGCCAGCGCGGCGCGATGAACCGCACGATCAGCTCGCCGCTGTCGGTCAACCGCCATCCCGGCGACGATCCCGAGCGGTCGATGGCCCTGATCGACATCCTCCTCGACGAGCGACTGCCGACGGACACGCTCGTCCTCTACTACCACGACGTGATCGAGAACCACGAGACGTACATCGACCCGGAGGGCTTCGCGGAGACGATGGCCTACATCGACGCCCGCGACGTGCCCTGTCTCCTGACCAGCGAACTCCGCGACCAGCAGTTCGACTGACACTGCCGTTCCGATACAGTTATCCGCCGATCAGTGTTTCATTCAGTATGAATCGTAGAAAATTTATTATTGCATCGGGTTCGATGGTCGCGGTCGCGGGCTGTACCGGCGACGAAGGCGACGGAAACGGTGCTCCAGCGAACGGCGACGAGGACGAACCGACCGAGAGCGCGCCCGGGTCGAGCGAGGAAGGAAACGGAACGGACGAGTCGAACGGCGACGACGGCGGAACGGCGGGCGATGGAGACGCGGGGAACGAATCGGAGGACGAAGAACGGCAGGACGAGGAGACGGAGGAACGAGAGGAAGACGAAGAGCGGGGACCGCACGAGTTCAGCGGCGACGGCGACGAGGAGACGGAGCCGTTCGAGTTGGCGGCCGGATTCACCGCCGTCGAGTTCGAGCACTCGGGTAGCGGGCGGTTCGCGGTCGACCTCGAGTCGGAGGAAGGGAGCGGTGAACTGCTCGTCAACACGAGCGGAGCGATAGACGGATCGACCGCACGCGGGATCGGTTCCGGTACGTACTCCCTCTCGGTCGAGGCCGACGGCGGGTGGTCGCTGGTCGTCTCCCAGCCGAGTGCGGACGCTCCGGAGGCGCTTCCCGTCTCGGTGGACGGCGACACGCCCGCCTACTTCGGTCCCCTCGCGTTCGACGGCGAGGTGTCGGTCACGGGACGCCACGGCGGCGAGGGTAACTTCCTCGTCGAGGCGCTCGCCGAGAACGGGGACCTGATCGATCAGATCGTAAACGAGGTCGGCGAGGTCGAGACCAGCAGTTCGTTCGGATACGACGGCGCCGGTTGGATCGTCGTCGGGGCCGACGGCGAGTGGTCGCTGTCGATCGAATGAGGACGTAGGGTACCGTATCGACGGTTACAGCGATCGGTTCGGGACGGAGAGGCGGATCACGCCGTCGTCGGTCGAGTCGACGAGGTCGCCCGTGAGGGGGATGTGATCCGACTTCGGGCGAGCGAGGCCGAACACCGACCGGATCTCGTCGGCGATCGTCGGGTTCGGGTCGAGCATCGCGGTCCCGTTCTCGACGAGGCTCACGATGCCGATCTCGAGCCCGGTGGCGTCGAGAACGGGCGTTCCAATCTCCGAATCGGTAATCTCGATCGACATTCGGCGATGAATTCGGATACCATCGATGATAATCTTGCGGAACACGCTCGAGATCCCAAGCGTCGATGGGGCACGAATCCTTCACGTGGCTACGAGGCCATGGTTAGTGCTAGCTTATCACAGTCGGGCGCGTACGTTCGTCGGGGATACCATGACCACACCGGAGGAGAACACGGAGATCGTCCGGCGCTATTACGAAGAGGCGTTCAACGAGGAACGGACCGACCTTCTCGACGAGTTGATCGCAGAGGACGTCGTCAATCACGATCCGCTGTCGGACGAGACGCTCACGGCCGAGGAGGCGCGAGGGTTCGAGGGGTTCCGCCGCCACGTCGAGGTCGCTCACGAGGCGTTTCCAGACGCGACCGTAACGATCGAGGACACGATCGCCGAAGGGGACGAGGTCGCGGTTCGGTTCACGTTCGAAGGAACGCACGAGGGGCGATTCGGCGGGATCGAACCCACCGGCAACCGGATCTCGGGATCCAATATGGTCTTCATGCGGCTCGAAGACGGGAGGATAGTCGAACGGTGGGAGGAGTCCGACGATCTGGAGTTCCTTCGGCAGATCGGGGTTCGGGAGGTCCTCGCCGAGTGATCGCCGATAGCCGCGACGATCCCTTTCCCGCCTTCCCCTGGATGCTATCGGGATGTGATAGATGTTCCACGCGAGGACATTACCGACCGAACCGATCGGCGATCCGATGGGAGACGTCGGTGAGGTAGACCGACCCCCAGGCCGCGACGACGACGGCGCCGACGAAGTCGAACACGAGATCGACGATCGTGTCGTCGATGCCGTGCTGGCTGAGCACCGCCTCGATCCCGAACCGCTGGGCGCTCAGGTCGAGGGCGAACTCGCCGAGTTCCCAGACGACGCCGAACGCCAGTACGAACAGCAGGATGAACACGAACAGTAGCTTCGGCGGGAGGTAGATCTCGTCGGTGTGGAGGTCGATCGCCCGGACGACCGCGTATCCGGCGGCGGCGACGATCGTCGCCGAGAGCGTGTGCGTCAGGGTGTCCCACGGGCCGACGAGGTCGTAGAGCCCGGCCGACCCGAGCGAGTGAAGGAACACCGCGGTCGTGAGCCAGAGGGCCAGTTCCGGTTCGAGGGGGAGTCGGGAGTCGTGTTCCAACACGGCCGGGAGGAACGTGATCCCCAGCGCGAGACCGGCGTTGACGATCATCGTGGGATCGTGGGTGACGAGTCCGTAGAGTAGTATCCCCCCGAGCGCGATCTGCATGGCCCGCGAGAGGGTCCGGACGTACGACTCGGGGACGTCCAGCCGATCGCGGACCAGCGACGGGGCCGGGGTCCGTTCCTCCGGTGGAGGTGCGGGGATCGGGGTCTCGGATCGGGCGGTCGCTCGTCCCGCCCCGTTCGACCCCGGCTGGAGCCGGAAGTAGCGGTCGAAGACGACGCCGGCGAGGAGGCCGGCGACCAGCGCGTAGGCGAAGTCGACCATCATCCCGTGGTTGGCCGCGTCCTGAGAGCGTCCCCCGACGATGTAGCTCGTCCCGAGCGCGGCGTCGGAGGCCCACTGCGCGACGTTCCATGTCGCAGCGACCGCGAGTGTCGCGATCACGACCAGCCCGACGGCGAACACGTGGTTCATCCGCGCGGGCGTAAAGCGGTGGATCTCGACGGCGACGACGAGCGCGACCGCCGCGACGGCGACGTAGACGGCGATGGCGGTCAGGAACGACCGGCCGAACACCGTCGCGTCGACGACGGGGACCGCAATCACCAGCAACAGCTCCGAGGGGGGCATCACCCGCGGGTCCCGGAACGCGACCGCCGGGGCGACGACGACCGCGAGCGCGACGCAGGTAAAGGCGAACCAGCGATACGACCCGTCGAGCGCGTGGCCCGCCGCCAGCACGCAGAGGACCACCGTGATCGACCACGCGAGCGTCGCATTCCGGGACGTCCCGTCGAACAGGCCGCCGAGCCGGTCGTCGTCCATCACGTGGGACTACGGCCGTAGCCACAAAACCAGTGTCCATCCCGACCCAGCGTGCCCGCGGGATCGAACCGGAACGTACTCCGGTCGATTTCCGCAGGGATCGGTCGACGAATACCAAGGAGGGCTTCGCCACCGAACGGGACGTTCGCGTGTCTGGCGCGTTACGGGCGCGGGACAGCACCGAGACGCCGGGCGACTGGCCGACTCGGCGAGAACACCACGGAGTCGATGAAGCCACGAGGCCACCGAAACCGGAGGCGGTGGCCGGTTCACACGTTGTGCTGGGGGACGCCGATGGCCGAGTGGAGAACGTAGCCCAGCGTCGTCCCGTAGATCCAGTGGGAGACGAGCGAGATGACGACGAAGAGCGCCTCCGTCAGGACGCTCCCGCCGGGCCAGAACGCGAAGAGGAAGCCGATCCAGAAGATGGTCGCGTAGGTCGCCCCCCGGAGGTAGCGGGGCTCCTCGGGGGGCAGGAACGCCCCCGCGACGAGAAAGAGCAGCGGCAGGACGGTGGTTCCGCCGAGGAGAAACAGCACGATGCCGGTCGTCAACGACGGTTCGAGGCCGATGTACAGCCCGAAGCTCGAGAACTCCACGATGGACTCCGTCTGGAACAGGTCGAGCGCCAACGGGACGCCCGCGAGGAGCGGGAGCATCAACACCATCCCCACCAGCCCGCCAGCCATCGCCACGGCGACGACGCGAAGCGTAATCAGGATCCCCATCTCGTCCAAGGCCGGTTCCTCGGCCGTGATCGGACTGGCCGAGTTCGATTCTTTGCTCATCGTCCTTCCTACAGGGGTTGGAACCCGAACGTGTTAAAAGTTAACATCCAACGTGTCGAGGGACTGGCCGACGGCCTATATCGGTGGGTCGCTGAAGCCCGAAGTCGTGGACTATAGGAGAATTTCGAGTAGTCCCGGGCGGATTCGAACCGCCGTCAATGGCTCCAAAGGCCATTATGATTGGCCACTACACCACGGGACTGCGCGCGTCTTCGACGTGCTTGTCCCGTGTACCTCGAAAATCCTTCGGATTTTCTCACCACCACGGGACTTCGCTCACTTCGTTCAGTCCCGTGAGCCTCGCCTCACTACGTTCGGCGAGACACCGCGGGACTTCGTCTGGGAATTCCGTGTCACGCACCATCGCGGGACGCCACGGGACTCCTCGCCGTACCTACCCCCGGCGATCACTTGAACGCTTCGAGAGTCAGTCCGCCGCCCCCTCGATACAGAACTCGAGGTACTCACAGGCGTCGCTCTC includes these proteins:
- a CDS encoding PRC-barrel domain containing protein, producing MSIEITDSEIGTPVLDATGLEIGIVSLVENGTAMLDPNPTIADEIRSVFGLARPKSDHIPLTGDLVDSTDDGVIRLSVPNRSL
- a CDS encoding ester cyclase gives rise to the protein MTTPEENTEIVRRYYEEAFNEERTDLLDELIAEDVVNHDPLSDETLTAEEARGFEGFRRHVEVAHEAFPDATVTIEDTIAEGDEVAVRFTFEGTHEGRFGGIEPTGNRISGSNMVFMRLEDGRIVERWEESDDLEFLRQIGVREVLAE
- a CDS encoding DUF6789 family protein, which codes for MSKESNSASPITAEEPALDEMGILITLRVVAVAMAGGLVGMVLMLPLLAGVPLALDLFQTESIVEFSSFGLYIGLEPSLTTGIVLFLLGGTTVLPLLFLVAGAFLPPEEPRYLRGATYATIFWIGFLFAFWPGGSVLTEALFVVISLVSHWIYGTTLGYVLHSAIGVPQHNV